From Phycodurus eques isolate BA_2022a chromosome 1, UOR_Pequ_1.1, whole genome shotgun sequence, one genomic window encodes:
- the slitrk6 gene encoding SLIT and NTRK-like protein 6, whose product MLSCVIFVSLFLRAAQSQDSHPLQPSTSISESCDSLCSCEAKDGIFYINCEQRNISTISQIKVLSNVPFHLNLYKNDLVELRAEEVIVLKNALSLHIGGNSIQELEPGVFSALGSLKKLHINRNFLVTLKEDTFQGLGNLEFLQADTNFIRVIEPGAFNKLIRLKVLILNDNSIEFLPNNIFRFVPLTHLDLRGNKLQTLPYVGFLEHIGRIMELLLEDNDWVCDCDILHLKIWMENMRGQSAIGEVVCSTPHNFKGTILAKVKREILCSSHVDINLEEPSKSLDMVVTPSSKGAQIPKLTDAKDDAKQPTPSHVPGSPCVEHCSCHNYPVTGFLMHCQDRGIQKVSDIGVPPQSPTKLVMTGNMIQKLYRYDFVTHDGLELLNLANNRIDYIDNETFLSLSSLKKLHLNGNRIEKLHSTMFVGLHNLEYLYLEYNLIKDIAPGTFNPLPTLNLLSLNNNLLSSLPAQIFRNAPLTKLNLRKNLFMHLPVSNVLDQLDSLELIYLEDNPWDCSCDLFSLKQWVEKLRKDTVVGSILCHTPKKVMQADLRSLRHEVLCTGLGTHSSVPDGEESVTATLGPDGTGSGLLNSITDTVPLSVLILSLLVLVLMVIFCSAGLVVFVVHRRRRRAKRKVAGDHPRENSSSSPIHLHYSMYGQKTTHHTLTQRPGSATLYEERSHSPIVQICRNPTYCSQHKDRDTDLDFGLDQSSSKNHVCRSIMEKENTSPLTGNPSSKFKHMAGECPAEFVTLGDPNSLYRNILEREKELQQLGITEYLRKNMAHLQPAVERQVPGHQEELKLMETIMYSRPRKVMLEQTKNEYFELKANLHTEPDYLEIVEHQPAYN is encoded by the coding sequence ATGTTGTCCTGCGTCATTTTCGTCAGCTTGTTTTTAAGGGCGGCGCAATCCCAAGATTCCCATCCCTTACAGCCGTCAACCTCCATTAGCGAGTCTTGTGACTCCTTGTGTTCTTGCGAGGCAAAGGACGGTATCTTCTATATTAACTGCGAGCAGAGAAACATCAGTACAATCTCCCAAATAAAAGTTCTGTCAAATGTCCCCTTCCATTTGAACCTTTACAAAAATGACTTGGTTGAGCTTCGTGCAGAAGAAGTGATAGTGCTCAAGAATGCCCTTTCTCTACACATCGGCGGTAATAGCATACAAGAGTTAGAACCAGGGGTCTTTAGTGCTCTTGGTTCGCTGAAAAAACTCCACATCAATAGAAATTTCCTCGTCACACTCAAAGAGGACACTTTTCAAGGCCTGGGGAATCTGGAGTTTCTCCAAGCGGACACAAATTTCATTCGGGTCATCGAACCAGGAGCCTTCAACAAACTGATCCGCCTCAAGGTCCTAATCCTCAATGATAATTCcattgagtttttaccaaacaACATATTTCGTTTTGTGCCTCTCACCCACCTGGACCTGCGTGGCAATAAACTCCAGACGCTGCCTTATGTTGGCTTTTTAGAACACATCGGACGGATTATGGAACTACTCTTGGAGGACAATGACTGGGTGTGTGACTGTGATATTTTGCATCTAAAAATCTGGATGGAAAATATGAGGGGCCAATCTGCTATTGGGGAGGTGGTTTGCAGCACACCACACAACTTCAAGGGGACCATCTTAGCTAAAGTCAAGAGAGAAATTCTCTGTTCATCCCACGTAGATATCAATTTAGAGGAGCCCTCTAAGTCACTGGATATGGTTGTCACACCATCATCCAAAGGGGCACAGATTCCCAAATTGACTGATGCCAAAGATGACGCCAAGCAACCAACACCATCTCACGTTCCAGGTAGTCCTTGTGTAGAGCATTGTTCATGTCACAATTACCCAGTGACAGGGTTTTTGATGCATTGTCAAGACAGAGGAATTCAAAAGGTTTCAGATATCGGAGTACCTCCTCAAAGCCCGACTAAATTGGTAATGACAGGAAATATGATTCAGAAACTCTACAGGTATGATTTTGTTACACATGACGGCTTGGAATTGCTCAACTTGGCAAACAATAGGATTGATTATATTGACAATGAGACTTTCCTTagtttaagcagtttaaagaaACTGCATTTGAATGGCAACCGAATTGAAAAACTGCACTCCACAATGTTTGTGGGTCTCCACAATCTTGAATACTTATATCTGGAATATAACCTTATCAAGGACATTGCTCCAGGCACATTTAATCCCCTGCCCACCCTTAATCTGTTGTCATTAAACAACAACCTGCTCAGCTCTCTTCCTGCACAGATATTTCGCAATGCACCCCTCACCAAATTAAATCTGAGGAAAAATCTGTTTATGCACCTGCCAGTGAGCAACGTGCTTGATCAACTCGACTCATTAGAGCTGATTTATTTAGAGGACAACCCTTGGGACTGCAGCTGTGACTTGTTTAGCCTGAAACAGTGGGtagaaaaactgagaaaagaCACAGTAGTGGGCTCCATTTTGTGCCACACCCCAAAGAAAGTGATGCAGGCTGATCTTAGAAGCCTTCGTCATGAAGTGCTGTGCACCGGTTTGGGCACCCACTCATCGGTTCCAGATGGAGAGGAAAGCGTGACTGCCACGCTGGGCCCCGATGGCACTGGCAGCGGCTTGCTAAACTCTATCACAGACACCGTGCCACTCTCTGTGCTCATTCTGAGCCTTCTTGTTTTAGTCCTAATGGTTATATTCTGCTCAGCCGGGCTGGTTGTGTTTGTGGTGCACAGGAGGCGCCGCAGAGCGAAAAGAAAAGTAGCAGGAGATCATCCAAGagaaaacagcagcagcagccccaTCCACTTACATTATAGCATGTATGGACAGAAAACCACACACCACACTCTGACACAAAGACCCGGGTCTGCCACACTGTATGAGGAGCGATCGCACAGTCCCATTGTGCAGATATGTCGCAACCCCACCTACTGCTCTCAGCACAAAGATCGCGATACagatctggattttggcctagACCAATCTAGCTCCAAGAATCATGTCTGCCGGAGTATCATGGAGAAAGAGAACACCTCCCCACTTACAGGAAACCCGAGCTCCAAGTTCAAACACATGGCAGGGGAATGCCCGGCTGAGTTTGTTACGCTTGGAGACCCCAACTCCTTGTATAGGAATATCCTGGAGCGAGAGAAAGAGCTGCAGCAGCTTGGTATAACGGAGTACCTTCGAAAAAACATGGCCCATCTTCAGCCTGCTGTAGAAAGGCAGGTCCCAGGGCACCAGGAGGAGTTAAAGTTAATGGAGACAATTATGTACTCCCGGCCGCGTAAGGTCATGCTCGAGCAAACTAAGAATGAGTACTTTGAACTCAAGGCCAATTTACATACTGAGCCAGACTACTTGGAGATTGTAGAGCATCAACCGGCATATAACTGA